The following DNA comes from Triplophysa dalaica isolate WHDGS20190420 chromosome 10, ASM1584641v1, whole genome shotgun sequence.
CTCCTCAGTCTCTAGTACAATGATACATGTTTGTTGCTATGGACGCGTCGCGCGCCGGTGTATTAACTTTCCAGAGTTACTGAATTAAACTCACGAGACCGTCAAAATGAAGTAACTTTATCTAATAGAATAGTTTGGGTTCTGTCGGTAAGGTAATTCATATGTTGTCAagttctttaaattatttataagtaGTCTTATTAATTATATAGTTTAGCGGGTGGAGGAACGTCATGGTAGGCAGACGTGTTTTAAAAGCGCACGTGTCCATATTCCTGCTGAAGGGTAAAGTCAGTTAAAAGATAGATCCAATTATATATGCTGTTTTTATTATCAGAAcgttaaataaaacacactagATGCAAAACCTGATGTGAGTTTGCATCCACATCTCCAcctttttcatttaaaagttgGAACACATTGTACCCTTCGAAAACAACATGCACACCAAACAAAAATACTGttaattcaaaacatattttcatgaTATGGCTAGAATGTTTATCCCGGATTATCCAATAAACACATGATTCAAATTATTCACAATAACACATTGGAAGATTTGGGTGGTAAAAGATGAGGTATGTTTTAGTATTTCTCTGTAGGTTGCCAGAGCATCTCATTCTATGTAAATTTGGATAAATTAGGATACTTATCAAGTGTCCCAGTTCACCTGAAGTCAGTCTAAATTCAGTATTTTGTGGTAGGGGTGCAGTTTGAGGGAAGATGTGAACGCCCGTATGTCTGTTATCATTGTGGCTTTTGCGAGCGCTGGTGAGGCGGTGACGAAAGTCAACTCTGAAACATTCCCGTATGATGAACTTTGGTTTTCTTCACCCTGAGACTCCAGTGCCGGTTTGGTGCCATTTTCATGGGTTTGCTTTTCCTCCTCCCCGATTCCAACCACCTGACAAAATCAAAGAATGAGTTGGggtcaaattatttttgtttatctaATACAATTGATGTACTTTATAGATAACTTTAATAACAACATACATGTATACTTAGTTTTCTACTGGTGGCGCCTCTGTGGtccataaaaaaagaaaccaatTCATCTTTGGTGATGTCTTTCAAAATCTCAATCTGTAGGAAAAGGAAACAGTGCTcagtaaaaaaatctcaaaatagCGCAGAATAAAGAATATAAGTTAATAATAAATCTGAATAAAGAATGAGAACACATGGACTGGTTTCTCACTTCTTTATGGAGTCTTTCAAAGACGTATTGCTGGGTGACCACTTCAAACCAGTTCCTGTCTACTTCCTCTCCCAGTTGAGTATCTTCACATTCCTTCAGTTTGATCAGGGCCGTCGCTTGAGTTTGAAAACCCTCATCTGACAGATGGGTCAACTTCTCTCCAAAGTTGACCAAAAACTCTTCGATTTTAGTCTCAACAAAGTCAGTGCTAAGAAATAAGTAAAACGAAAACTATTATTCAATGAATCATCGAACAGCAGGGTGACTGCGGactactaaacaaataaaagaaacacttgCCTGAACTTTGTTGCCTGAGTCTCAACAGTAACCGAGAAGCCAAGAATACCAGACGTGTTTCTGAAACACGCGTACACCTGATACCTGAACAGAgtgtaagaaatatattttaattatgtgcatttatgcattttccaGACGTTTCTCTCAATTGAAATACAAGGATGCTGCATATTCATACAGCCAAAAATGGATTTAACTGAAGAAATTTCCACTGACCCCAGAGTTTCCTTTGTCCGCAGGAAATCAAAACAAGGCTCTTCCATGTGCATCtgacaaatgtgaaaaataaatgcatgcagATGCTTCTGtgtaaaggtgaagtgtgtattttttggatTGAACCAAAAACTCAGATGGAGTGCCACATTGGCGAGGTGAATCTTACCACGAGCAGCTCCATGAGTGTATGCTCTCGCAAGTTTCTTAGGCctgtctaaaaaaaaaagaaagcaattgACCCTCCATAAACATCTAAAGGTATACTTAATGAAAGACTAACAACTTTGATCTCTTTCCTACACAAAGTAACACAAAGCAATCATTTCCAAATCCAGTTTCCATTCACTTCTTTATGGATAGTATTTTgctttttggctgaactatccctggTGTTGAAAAATGGTTAATATCAATTGAACTTTGAATGCCAACCTGAAACTAAACGTACCTCCCTTGAGCATTACCTGGCAGTATACTGTGACCTCCGAGTTAGCGTCGTCTTTATTGAGAGACTGGACTTTACATAAGTGAGGAGCCTGAGGTAGTTCAACCACTCGAAACTGAACGGGAGGTTCAACTGGAAGAGGTTTATACAGGAGTTTTCTGTAACATACCGATATGAAATACTCACAACAGTGCTCTGTTTTTGATGAGCAGATATTGATCGTAGAGATGTGCAGAATAATGCAGCTTTTACTAagccaataaaaaaagaaacttacTCCATAATATATTGGAGAAATTCCTTGGATTCCTGTGTACATACAAATAACACATAAATAAGCAATTCCAGAACGAAAGGAAACGAGTTGTCGAAGAGACTCACAGCACTCGTGAAGTTTCCTTGAACGAGTCCCTCCACGTATAAAGCGTCCTTGAAGCGATTCACAAAGTCCATGAGATCCCCAACACTGAGGTCTGCCGTGATGGCATGATACTTCTGAATCACAGACCAACGATGATGCTCCAGGATCTGGAGCCGGACGTCTCTAAACACAAAGTCACTCTTGAGAATATGAATTGCAGGATTTGGATTAAACCAAGTGCGTAACAATGTGGTTTAAACCCTGTTTCTTACTTTCCAAGCCGCTCTGGTTTAATGAGGATGTTAAAGTAGGTCTTCTTTAGCTGTTCAGTAAACATGCCAAACACATCTGGAGCGGCGCTGAAGTTAGACAGGTGGTCTACAATCAGCTTGAAAAGCAACTAAAGGTTTcaaataatggaaaaaatgtgtttattggctGATATATTTGAttcaaataaaccaaaaatgaGCTTTCCGTGCGCTGTACTCGGAAGAAGCGAAAcacacaggcagtttgtgaTTGAAGCCTTTGAGTCTGATGTACAAGCCGTGGTCTCCAGGTGAAAGTTTATACTCCAGCTGTGCCACTTCTGCGTCATACGCTGGCTCGGCCAAATTGTGAGCCAGAATATTCACGAAGAGGTCAAACAAGACCAGACTGTCATGGAGAAGAACAGAGAAAACAGGCAGTGCATGTTAAGTGTGATAGATCTTTAAACGCTAGGTTTACCGCAATGCAGATTTGAAGTGCGTACTTTTTCGGAGACTCTTGTATAACTGGAGTGAGCAGATGGAAGCGTGCGTAAGCTGTCGGGAAAAACAAAAGACTCAATTTGTACGGCAATTATGgatattacttttattatccGTATTTTCGTTTAGTTTTCATACCTTTGGGCATCTTGAACTTGTTGTCCTTTCTGAACCACAGACAGCCTTTCGAGCTGTCCATTATTTTGACGGGCAAGTCCGTGTCTGGGCAGTCTGATGTTTTGAGAGTAAAATCTGTAGCTGTGAGAGGATGCAAGCGGAAGAGATGTGATGGTCTGTGATAGGGATGCTGACTATTTCAACGTTTGTCTTCCTTAAAAGAATTCTATGAAACCAACCTATAAAATTGTTCTCTGCTGGAAGGTGAAGGTCAGGATTCAGTGGGAAATCTGCAGCCCAAAGATCACTCCATTCTTGTGGAACGTCTGTGAAAGTAGAAATAATTCTATATTTCTTTCACTTAAACACAGTAAAAATACGTCAAATGTACACATCCAACTCCGTTTGCCACACCAATAAAACATGCTCAATTTCCAGTCGAGTCATTACCTTCAGCACTGTACAGTGTTCCGAACCATTTCTCCTTTAACTGACAGCGACCCTCGTGTTCGGGTGACAGAAGTAACAGGTTGGCCGTCTCTGGGGTTAAGAGTGTCAAAGCAGCTGAGATGAccttcaaccaatcagattaaaCCTCAACATCAGAATAAAGTCTCGCTTTTTTTGATCAAACCGACGTTTTAGACTTAATAATGACGGACCTCTTGGTTGTATTCAAACATAAGCTGGTCTCCGCGCAGGAAGTCCTCTTTGGGGTAGAGCTGCATGTTCTCACAAATGTTCTCCACAAACTCGATAGGGTCCGTCTGTtagcaaaacacatttttatatgagGAATACTGATACAAATactatttaacatattttagtttatttaactgaaggggGAAAATGTCACAACTGTTAATCACCTGTTCCTGATAGTAGAATTCATTGGCTTCGATCTTCTGGATTTCCTCATAAATCCTGGAAAAGCAGAAACAGGGCACAATTTAACCTGGAAAACCAAcacactgaacaaaaaaaaaaacttcaacagAGATGAGACCTTTGCTGAGGTCCAATAGATTGAAGCATCTTCAAATACTGGAAGACTATATGAATGATCTGCACACACAATACTAGgtgtaaagttattatttaataaGCAGCACGAGAACACTTAAATGACCAAAAAGATTTCATAAGACCTGGAAGACGTTCTGGAATCCTTCATCAGTGAGTGTGAGTGAAACACAGAAGATGGAGTAGGTGGTGTTCTGATCAAAGCCCGTCTCACTGTTTCCTCCAAACAAAGTCAAAGCCCAGCATCTACAACAAAGGAACAGTGCACAAAATTAAAACTTGTAAACCTGTCATtaattcacccttatgtcattcaaaaccagtTTGGCTTTATTTAAACcgctgtggaacacaaaaagtaGTTTGTCAGTGTGTGGACTTACAGCCTCCAGTtaccgttgacttccattgtaggaaaaacacGCAATGAAAGTGAATATTGACTGACATTAACTCTCTACCAAACATCTCCATTAGggtttgaaacaacacaaaagtaaataaattaaactatttTCATTTATGCGATGCATCTCTTagttcaaataattattttagtgaTCAGGTGAATGTGTGTATCATACAAGCAAGAATGAAAATCCATAACTCACTTCTTTCTGAGAAAAGATAATATACTTCCAGCTCCTTCATGACCAATCAGCCAGGAAATGTAATGTAGTGGTTTTATTctacaacaaataaacacacacggTGCTGTACCATCATACCATTAGTGTTAATTCAAACCTGATCTGGTTTTTGTGTTGGTGTGGGTACAGACCTGTAACGTTTTCCTTGAGGTGGAAGAGCCCAGCTGATGGTCAGTGCATGAACCTTTTTCACAGGCACAACTGTAAAAGCCACCTGTTGTTATTAAAcctttaaagtgacagttcgcccaaaaatgactattctgtcataatttactaaccTGCTCAAGTTGTGccaaacctgtattcatttctttgtttggttgaacactaGAGCTGGGTCAAAAAATATAGATTCTTCGATTTCTTCGAGACATCTATTCATTTGTGCTCTGAGCACTTCTGAACAGACATTTAGTGCAGCTGTACACATCTTAATCTGGACAGTTTTAACATGTTAGTTTTCCATCAACGAGTAAGAAAAAGTAACTTTTTATGGCAATCTGAGTAGGAAAGCCAAGGTAGGTTTAAATAGTTTGTTTCTAATGGAATGTTAAGGACTTTAAGGGTTAATACGTGACTGACTGAAGTTGTCACTGCAACAAGaacctttttatttaatatttaactttcttatatttatttaagttttcattatttactgatgtttatttaaatgttttatatgctgTAGCGTGCCGTTTCACTGCTGGATTTGAAAATGATGTTTCAtcctcatttatttcagatatcatagttcatgaagtgtttaaatAAGGTCTATTTTTCTCTTCTAATGTTCATGTGGTTGCTACActcaaatataataattattatatatttcccaattctaaacaaaaaaaactgccCTACATGTCCTTTACTTCATAGATGTGAATCTGTAATTCGCCTCTCGTCCTGAAGATGTCGCCATCTCTTGCGCTGAGATTTATGGGCCCGTTTTGAATATtgaaatttatttttctaaacaagTTTCAtgatttcaatataaatgttcaaataaaaagtaaaaataaaaaagtaatttctaaCATTATTTGTGGGCTCTGTTAATGTGAATGAGTACCAGGAagcatatatatttaattatagatTGCATGTCTGGCAAACTAGCATTTCTAATCTAAATACTGATAGCTAATCAATATTGATCGAATCAAAGTCATATCAAAGCGAAACGAAATCATATAAATACGAATCGAATCGCCAATTCGCAAAACCAAGCccttttgaacacaaagaaagatatttcgaagaatgttagtaaatgAGATTTCTGGagcacctttgacaaccatttactgtacatttttcctactacggtagttAATGGTGCGCCAGAAATCtgagttgctaacatttttctaaatatcttttgtgttcaaaagaaaacaaaaatgtatacaggtttggaacaacttgaggttaagtcaataaatgatgacagaatttgaatgtttgggtgaagtgtccatttaaatgtgtcACTATGTTGTACTTTGAACAGAATTAAAGGTCGCAATTTACATGAAAAGGTTAATGTGTCGTAACTACATATCATAAAAGGTCACAGGTCCGATCTATACTGTGTGAAATCGAGCTGTACCTCTGTAAAGCTTATTGAAAGCTGGTGTATCAAATGGATCCTTAAGATGGGAAAAATCCGCCCGTGGCTGACCACTGCGGAAAATTTACAGAAACATTTATTCAGCACATTTTCAAGGAACAAAAAGGGATTTTTCTTTCAATTACTGCATATTGTTAAATTGAGAGATGTATGATGTTGTGTTTACTTACTTGTTTGGAATTTTAAGAAAGATCTCGCTCACCCATTTTTCCAGCGTGTCCAGGTTCTCTATCGGGATGACAAAAAAGAACAGGCCAGAATAAGAAACGTTTCCAAAGTTACGCCAATATTCTCAAATTAGAAATCTACCTTTGGACTGCACAGCGAGGGTCATGTAATGGGCGGAGTAGTATCTCTTCCAGAACTCCCTCAGACGTTCATAcgtattaatatttttttcttctggctCCTGCTTCAGAGTTTGAGCGTTCCCTGATTCAAGTTCAATCAATATTGTAAGAATCATCCTCTCGTTTAGTACCTTAAAACATTATGTACGTGTGTAATGTAGACTGACCCCAGAAGAACTTGCTCATGGGATGATTGACCTTTGCAAGACTTCCAAACAGCATCTCTTTACGATAAGAGTCTGATGGTCGGGCCAGCTGGTACTCTGCTCatatagaaaagaaaatgtagcGTTGTTTTGAATTTGAAGTAGCATCAACAAGCACGTTGTTACatgaatcaaatatttttacaaaccaCTGTCCACGGCCTCCACTTCCCTGTCAACCGCGTTTGGAATCAGCAGGGGGCAGATGAAAAACTGTGCCCATCTGTGGACAAATAACACCAGTTCACCTGTTTGTATGATTTATGTTTCAGAAAAGTCTGATTTGCTAGAACTCACCTATCCAGCGCGTCTTTGAAGTACTTCCTCTGAACAGCAAAATGAAACATCGTCCGCTCACAGTCCGTGGACGCATTGTCACTTCCTCCGTGTTTTTTCAGGAAAGCGTCAAAGCCGTTttcatccgggtatttctcgctTCCCATAAACACCACTGGGAAAGACAGAAGCATGTGAatagacaaaaacaaaagtgacaaaatgcaaaacacaGATAAATGCATTCTGTGTGTGACTGTAACTTACTGTGTTCCAGAAAGTGAGCGAGACCTGGCAGATCTTCTGGATCACTGAAGCTACCCACACTTATACAGAGAGCAGCAGCAGACTGAGATCAAACAAACAGATATTAGATATAGACAAACATATAGGTAGTCAActgttgtattttaaataacGTTAAAGCTATATCAAGACAGTAATGTTACCTGTTTCTCTGAGCGGCATTTCGTCTTCCTTACAACGCATTTATTCATCGTCTTTCTaccttcttcatcatcattacTATTACCAGCATTTTCCTCAGAAGccccatcatcatcatcatcatcatgttcTCCTTCTTCAATCTGATCTGAATGAGTGACGTCTGATATGAGCAGTGCTTTCAGTCCATTGCTCAGCTCGATGTACCttttgagttttaaataaatacataagtAATCGTTAATATTATTACtgttgatattttattattttattggtaaaaatgttttaattgagAACGAAACGTCTAAAGTTACCTGTATTTTTTCGGGTCGCTTGGTGACGTGATTATTTGCGGGTCACTTTGATCGCTTTCTTTGCTTCCGTCGGCTCGTGACAGGAGGCCAAGCGGGTCGGTTTGAGGTGGTTGGGGTTCTCCGTCCTTCGGACCGGGCACTTGACCGGAACAGCTAGTTTTAGCTTTATTCGTCTGGGGCATTATGACACTGCGCGTATTGCAATGCGTAACGTTATATGCCATAAAACagtatataaagtataaagtaTATGACATGACTGACACTTGTCAAACGTGCATTTTACGTCTTCTACACTATAAAAACATCAACAGCCACTAATCCAtaacaaaaccacacaaaaagCGTTTAAATAACGTTGTTTACACAGTATTAAAACCTCATCGATAATGTGAAAAAGTTTCATTCATACCTCTGGTTTTGTTGTGGATGGGATTACGAACGCTGAAACGCCGACATAATACTTGTGCTGAGG
Coding sequences within:
- the nrd1b gene encoding nardilysin b is translated as MPQTNKAKTSCSGQVPGPKDGEPQPPQTDPLGLLSRADGSKESDQSDPQIITSPSDPKKYRYIELSNGLKALLISDVTHSDQIEEGEHDDDDDDGASEENAGNSNDDEEGRKTMNKCVVRKTKCRSEKQSAAALCISVGSFSDPEDLPGLAHFLEHMVFMGSEKYPDENGFDAFLKKHGGSDNASTDCERTMFHFAVQRKYFKDALDRWAQFFICPLLIPNAVDREVEAVDSEYQLARPSDSYRKEMLFGSLAKVNHPMSKFFWGNAQTLKQEPEEKNINTYERLREFWKRYYSAHYMTLAVQSKENLDTLEKWVSEIFLKIPNNGQPRADFSHLKDPFDTPAFNKLYRVVPVKKVHALTISWALPPQGKRYRIKPLHYISWLIGHEGAGSILSFLRKKCWALTLFGGNSETGFDQNTTYSIFCVSLTLTDEGFQNVFQIIHIVFQYLKMLQSIGPQQRIYEEIQKIEANEFYYQEQTDPIEFVENICENMQLYPKEDFLRGDQLMFEYNQEVISAALTLLTPETANLLLLSPEHEGRCQLKEKWFGTLYSAEDVPQEWSDLWAADFPLNPDLHLPAENNFIATDFTLKTSDCPDTDLPVKIMDSSKGCLWFRKDNKFKMPKAYARFHLLTPVIQESPKNLVLFDLFVNILAHNLAEPAYDAEVAQLEYKLSPGDHGLYIRLKGFNHKLPLLFKLIVDHLSNFSAAPDVFGMFTEQLKKTYFNILIKPERLGKDVRLQILEHHRWSVIQKYHAITADLSVGDLMDFVNRFKDALYVEGLVQGNFTSAESKEFLQYIMEKLLYKPLPVEPPVQFRVVELPQAPHLCKVQSLNKDDANSEVTVYCQTGLRNLREHTLMELLVMHMEEPCFDFLRTKETLGYQVYACFRNTSGILGFSVTVETQATKFSTDFVETKIEEFLVNFGEKLTHLSDEGFQTQATALIKLKECEDTQLGEEVDRNWFEVVTQQYVFERLHKEIEILKDITKDELVSFFMDHRGATSRKLSIHVVGIGEEEKQTHENGTKPALESQGEENQSSSYGNVSELTFVTASPALAKATMITDIRAFTSSLKLHPYHKILNLD